A window from Synergistaceae bacterium encodes these proteins:
- a CDS encoding aminopeptidase P family N-terminal domain-containing protein codes for MIKEKRVQKLTEELKRRGLDAIYLGPSADLEYIGELDTHPDERVRGLMVAKDGRCFAMTPLLYREEIMNAFGDVPFYAEWDDHEGFTGAFRLGCEK; via the coding sequence TTGATCAAAGAGAAAAGGGTACAGAAACTTACGGAAGAATTGAAGAGAAGGGGACTGGATGCCATATACCTTGGTCCTTCCGCTGACCTGGAGTATATCGGTGAGCTTGATACCCATCCTGACGAGAGAGTCCGTGGCCTTATGGTTGCTAAGGACGGCAGATGTTTCGCTATGACGCCTCTTCTGTACAGGGAAGAGATCATGAACGCGTTCGGCGATGTCCCGTTTTACGCGGAATGGGATGACCATGAGGGATTTACAGGAGCATTCAGGCTCGGCTGTGAGAAA